The Henckelia pumila isolate YLH828 chromosome 2, ASM3356847v2, whole genome shotgun sequence genome includes a window with the following:
- the LOC140885303 gene encoding uncharacterized protein translates to MASQQPRPAWFRFPALGNRPTAPAPTPNLAPPPPPPVAQPVPIRPPPPMPPITRPIMPTIPIMQPVQPTQTQEPTPPPSTAAPPPSPPVPPRSPMSNPAPAAAPPRSPIVTAAPEPAPGRSPTTNPVQDVTAPKSPIKPSDTDAPPPSPAFQPTRTSEPATLPRPQTQPAPSPTIVPHATSPVPKTPITASRNVQPSSSPIPASPKVKAYSPSSSMPTSPVSRPVASPAAIKAATPVSSPKSVKPSARTPEQSPKIKPLSNPPSPFTLPPTQKTEDESEPKFPAEVEQKTVLVQETIEKPKEMTNSHNKRVDASGRKDHVMNTKGTSKKNSDSEESGMKVITLAGENKGAIMELTPNQRKNYPSGNPLRMSKNKNNSIVSNFDQSSSESGEEGKSNKDGKTSRGMEMQSSPTAVFLNSNVQGVNNSILYNCNHRNNDPGVHISLTKKANGSLQKDQRGKSIH, encoded by the coding sequence ATGGCTAGCCAACAGCCTCGTCCAGCATGGTTCCGGTTCCCTGCATTAGGCAATCGTCCGACTGCACCAGCACCCACTCCCAACCTTgctcctccacctccacctccagtCGCACAGCCGGTTCCCATCCGTCCACCCCCACCAATGCCACCTATAACTCGCCCAATAATGCCTACGATCCCAATTATGCAGCCTGTGCAACCAACTCAAACTCAAGAGCCAACACCTCCACCCAGCACTGCAGCTCCACCACCATCACCCCCTGTTCCACCAAGGTCTCCAATGTCGAACCCTGCACCAGCTGCAGCTCCACCAAGGTCTCCAATTGTAACCGCAGCACCAGAACCAGCTCCAGGAAGGTCCCCCACTACAAACCCAGTACAGGATGTAACTGCACCAAAGTCTCCAATTAAACCATCTGACACTGATGCTCCCCCACCTTCTCCCGCTTTTCAGCCTACTCGAACAAGCGAACCAGCCACTTTACCGCGACCCCAGACTCAACCAGCACCTTCCCCAACCATTGTTCCACATGCAACTTCTCCAGTCCCAAAAACACCAATAACAGCTTCAAGAAATGTACAACCATCATCTTCTCCCATACCTGCATCTCCTAAAGTAAAGGCATACTCTCCATCCTCATCAATGCCAACTTCTCCAGTCTCAAGACCTGTTGCAAGTCCTGCAGCCATTAAGGCAGCGACACCTGTTTCATCTCCGAAATCAGTAAAACCTTCGGCGAGAACCCCGGAACAATCTCCCAAAATCAAACCTTTATCAAACCCCCCATCTCCTTTCACTCTGCCACCTACCCAGAAGACTGAAGATGAGAGCGAGCCAAAGTTCCCTGCTGAAGTCGAACAAAAGACGGTGCTAGTGCAAGAAACCATTGAAAAACCCAAGGAAATGACTAATTCTCATAACAAACGTGTAGATGCCAGTGGAAGGAAAGATCACGTGATGAACACTAAAGGCACTAGCAAAAAGAATTCTGATTCCGAAGAATCGGGCATGAAAGTGATAACACTTGCTGGGGAGAACAAAGGCGCTATAATGGAATTGACTCCGAATCAGAGGAAAAATTACCCGTCGGGAAACCCTCTGCGTAtgtccaaaaataaaaacaattccATTGTAAGTAACTTTGATCAGTCAAGCAGTGAAAGTGGTGAAGAAGGAAAATCAAACAAGGATGGAAAAACTAGCAGGGGAAtggaaatgcagtcttcaccaACAGCGGTATTCTTGAATAGCAATGTTCAGGGGGTAAACAATTCAATCCTTTACAATTGTAACCATCGTAACAATGATCCCGGTGTCCATATTTCTCTTACGAAAAAGGCAAATGGCAGCCTCCAGAAGGACCAACGTGGAAAATCGATTCACTAA
- the LOC140885302 gene encoding AAA-ATPase At2g46620-like, whose product MFPLHLISIIFSVVCSIFLFRLFLHRTGLIYVVRKFVDWVGDGIHVHLLLKVPEFNDSNHQENQFFRRVSLYVSSLASLEDSDFTNLFAGKKPNDIVLSMDDDQVVHDSFLGARVSWHYRVRRDCENQVVSRCFVLKIKKKDKRWILKPYLQHIHTVSDDIDQRRKELKIHNNINGRWKSVPFHHPATFDSVVMDTDLKSRIRCDLETFLKSKQYYHKIGRVWKRSYLLYGPSGTGKSSFIAAVANLLGYDVYSVNLAQVADDSDLNTLLLQTACRSLIVVEHLDRYLSEKAAAKITATGFLNFMDGISNFQDEKIMIFTMNSKEGVDSALLRPGRIDVHIHFPNCDFNSFKHLACNYLGVKEHKLFPQVEEIFQSGATMSPAEIGELMLVNRSSPSRALKSVITALQSNGRNAGVKAGPQIYNSASSSPAPPYAAEEAGGVLWKDTVPKEFRKLYGLLRLKSCKKPGSLDHHDVEMIDR is encoded by the coding sequence ATGTTTCCTTTACACTTGATATCGATCATTTTCTCAGTTGTATGCTCAATCTTTCTCTTCCGATTGTTCCTGCATCGCACTGGTCTGATATACGTGGTCCGGAAATTCGTCGACTGGGTCGGCGACGGGATTCACGTCCATCTACTCCTCAAGGTGCCCGAATTCAACGATTCCAATCACCAAGAAAACCAGTTTTTTCGACGGGTTTCGCTCTATGTCTCTTCTTTGGCTTCCCTGGAAGATTCCGATTTCACCAATCTCTTCGCCGGGAAGAAGCCCAACGACATCGTTTTGTCCATGGACGATGATCAGGTTGTGCACGACTCGTTTCTCGGCGCCAGGGTATCGTGGCACTACAGGGTCAGGAGGGATTGTGAAAACCAGGTTGTTTCGCGATGTTTCGTgttgaagatcaagaaaaaggATAAGCGTTGGATTCTGAAGCCTTATCTCCAACACATACACACTGTTTCTGATGATATCGATCAGAGGAGGAAAGAATTGAAGATTCACAATAACATCAACGGCAGGTGGAAATCGGTTCCGTTCCATCATCCGGCTACTTTCGATTCCGTCGTTATGGACACGGATTTGAAAAGCAGGATTCGGTGCGATTTGGAGACGTTTCTCAAGTCCAAGCAGTATTACCACAAGATAGGCCGTGTTTGGAAACGCAGTTATCTATTGTATGGCCCTTCCGGCACCGGTAAATCCAGTTTCATCGCCGCCGTGGCGAATTTGCTTGGCTACGACGTGTATAGTGTTAATTTGGCGCAGGTGGCGGATGATTCCGATCTCAACACGCTTCTGTTGCAGACCGCGTGCAGATCTTTGATCGTGGTCGAACATTTGGATCGTTACCTTTCGGAGAAGGCCGCGGCGAAGATCACGGCGACCGGGTTCCTGAATTTCATGGATGGGATTTCGAATTTCCAAGACGAAAAGATCATGATCTTCACGATGAACAGCAAAGAGGGGGTCGATTCCGCGTTGTTGAGGCCCGGCAGAATCGATGTTCACATCCACTTTCCCAATTGCGATTTCAATTCTTTCAAACATTTGGCCTGCAATTATTTAGGCGTCAAGGAGCACAAATTGTTCCCTCAAGTGGAGGAAATCTTTCAGAGCGGCGCCACCATGAGCCCGGCGGAGATTGGGGAATTGATGCTAGTGAATCGGAGCTCGCCAAGTCGCGCGTTGAAATCGGTGATTACTGCCTTGCAGTCCAATGGAAGAAACGCCGGAGTAAAGGCCGGACCACAGATATACAACAGTGCCTCGTCTTCGCCGGCTCCTCCGTATGCGGCGGAGGAAGCTGGTGGCGTGCTCTGGAAGGACACCGTGCCGAAAGAGTTTCGGAAGTTGTATGGACTTTTGAGGTTGAAGAGTTGCAAAAAACCTGGATCGTTGGATCATCATGATGTTGAAATGATCGACCGATAG